AAGCTTTGACGAAAAACAGACGAAGCCTTATAGTTAAAGACACATTTATtcgattttatatttatttagttatattACTGTGAAAACACACTAGGCCTCTACcaacacacaacaatattgtttggtgtgttctgtttttattataaattatagcgGTGCATTTTTGTAGtaaaaaataagtttataaTCGTTACTGAACGGGCTACATCCAATTCTACTCACGGCTGTTGTTTATCTTGTGAAGTCATGGGCATTGGCGACCCTCTCGAGATTTCAGGTGGTGAGTTAGTTCACATTTTGCGGACTCCCTGTGACTTCTTCACGTCCGGAGGATGTATCGTGTTGGACTGTCGGCCTTTCCTCGCCTTCTCCCGGTCGCACATCATCGAGTCTCGCAACGTGAACTGGAACTCAATGCTGAGGCGCAGATCCAAGAGCTCCGTGGTGTCTCTCGAATGGCTGGTGGCCGATAAGTCGCTGCTGGCCCAGCTACGGAACGGGGACTTCTCTCCGGTGGTCGTCCTGGATGAAAACAGTCGGTCGGTCAGAGATCTGAAGAGTGAGAGTCTGGCCAGTCTCCTGATCAGTGCCCTTCAATTAGAGGTCCAGCCTGGATCTACTCAGATCTGCTTTTTACAAGGTAAACTTCCCAAAACGTGAGAATAGGTcactgtttaaaaatacatgttaCATGTGAACGTAGTTTTGATTAGTAAAGAACATGTtattaaaacaacccaaaacaaaaacatgtacgTTTCTGAGTTTTAATAAGAGAAAACAGTTATATATTCCTTAATTTCTATAGTTCTGTGTAGATTATGTACAGTAGGCTACAGTAATGTCAGCAAGACAACCTAAAAATGGGTTTCACGCGAAATATAAACTGATTTTATTcaagtaaaatataataatattttaacaacATAATTCAGCTATAAATAGTTCCTtctgtttcatttgtgtttgtttgtaaaatacatTGTTATAAAAAGCATTATTGTCACGTGAAGCCATTGAAAACAAAGAGAACAGACAGAAGCTGTTTGTCTATCATTGGTGATGTAATGTTGCTTTAAGATTTGTTGCGATccattgtgtttatttgtcaaaccttcaaaatgaaaattccattTATAgactcaaaaacatttttgtctttgcCCTTTTGCAGGTGGATTTGATGGATTCTTTTCACATTACCCAGAGCTTTGTTTTAACCTTCCGGTCATGTGTTCAAATCATCCTGCTCTCAGTGACCCGGAGCCCATCGTGTCAGGAAGAAAGACTCCTCTCTATGATCAGGTTAGCTGAAATAGACCTTaaaattattgtatatattgacAATGTTAAAGTCTTGGTAATATTTGCTTTAATCTAACCATTAATGTATAACTACATTAACTGTATGAAATGTGAACTGTATTTCTGAGGTTTCTAATCACATGGTTTTGGTTCCTTTGAAATCGATAGGGCGGTCCAGTTGAGCTCCTTCCCTTCCTCTTTCTGGGCAGCGCTCATCACTCGTCCAGAAGGGAAACTCTGGAGCGATGTGGGATTACGGCTGTTCTTAACGTTTCCTCCTCCTGTCCAAACCTGTTCGAGGAAGAACTTCAGTACAAGACGCTAAAGGTCGAAGACAGTCTAGCTGCAGATATACGTGTGCTCTTTCCTGAAGCAATCCATTTCATTGGTAAGTCCAACACTTACCagtattgtaaatgttttatgtttttttctggaaGACTTAAAAACTGATGTTCCCCTCTGTTGTGTCTGCAGAGTCGGTTAAAGAAAGTGGTGGCCGAGTGTTGGTCCACTGTCAGGCAGGGATCTCCAGGTCAGCGACCATCTGCCTGGCATACCTGATACATGCCCGCCGTGTCCGCCTTGACGAGGCTTTTGACTTTGTGAAACGCCGCAGACAAGTCATCTCACCCAACCTGGCTTTCATGGGCCAACTGCTGCAGTTCGAGACAGACGTTCTGTGCCCTTTTTCTGTACTAGACCGAGAAAACAGCGCTGCTGCATTCTAGTGTCTGTGTACGGATTGAAGAAATCTTGAACTGGCCTCCATTGATCTGTGACAGAACATTATAAACTTGAAACTTTGtccagaagacaaaagaagatctaCTGGTTGTGGTCCACAGCTTGGATATCAGAGACTGTGAAAGATCTGTAAAGGTGCTTTTGTGTGTTGCGTGATGTGAGTTCAGGTGACGTCTCTAATCCTATGGGTATACAATGATTTTAATGCCTTAAGGTCTTTTATCAGCTCACACTTAATATACCGACCAAAAAAGAGGTGTAAAGCCATTCTTCTTTTTCACGTTTTAAATTAACACAACGGTTGAAGTCAGCTCTTAAAAGCTGCGGTCGTAGATGACATCCGCCGACTGCCTTTACTTGATTGTTTATGGCAATACACAAACTATATATAGCCGAATGCCTGTCTGTTTCCAAACAATAATAATGGCATCACTGACACATTCAATGACAACACTGCTACACCCAATAACCATCATGGAAAATACAAAGGTTGTGTATGTGTAAATCTTGACTCAATGCtattgtctttttttacattgacaTAATCGTCCAGGAGCTTTCAGACAATCAAACCAACAACCAAACCTCAACTGACAGCTTTAAAACTGGAAATAATAAAGCATTGACATTTTTA
Above is a genomic segment from Triplophysa rosa linkage group LG17, Trosa_1v2, whole genome shotgun sequence containing:
- the dusp2 gene encoding dual specificity protein phosphatase 2, which encodes MGIGDPLEISGGELVHILRTPCDFFTSGGCIVLDCRPFLAFSRSHIIESRNVNWNSMLRRRSKSSVVSLEWLVADKSLLAQLRNGDFSPVVVLDENSRSVRDLKSESLASLLISALQLEVQPGSTQICFLQGGFDGFFSHYPELCFNLPVMCSNHPALSDPEPIVSGRKTPLYDQGGPVELLPFLFLGSAHHSSRRETLERCGITAVLNVSSSCPNLFEEELQYKTLKVEDSLAADIRVLFPEAIHFIESVKESGGRVLVHCQAGISRSATICLAYLIHARRVRLDEAFDFVKRRRQVISPNLAFMGQLLQFETDVLCPFSVLDRENSAAAF